The proteins below come from a single Dermatophagoides farinae isolate YC_2012a chromosome 7, ASM2471394v1, whole genome shotgun sequence genomic window:
- the Pdi gene encoding protein disulfide isomerase isoform X1, whose protein sequence is MMTKSFVILALVVAIIQTTVNGGSVDDIEREENVLVLNNDNFNDAIAIPAILVEFYAPWCVHCKSLAPEYAKAATELAAEKSEILLAKVDATKETDLAENYDVRGYPTLKFFRNGKPIDYNGDRTAEGIIKWLKKKTGPPAQDLTTAEDAAKFRDSQEVVVVGYFPDKDSANAKLYLEVAAENDAIPFALITDKSVAESLAITEDGERVVLFKKFDENRNDFDGEYSVDNLKLFIAANSLPLAVEFNHDTAKKIFGGEIKSHLLLFISQKDDDYEKKIETYRSAAKSYKGKVLFVILNADDDEHEKIMEFFGIQKEQVPSMRLIRLEDEMTKFKPETNDFNEQSIKDFVAGVLDGKIKQHLLSQELPEDWDKNPVKILVSDNFDSVAFDKEKDVLVEFYAPWCGHCKNLAPVYEQLGEKYKDNQNVLITKMDATANELEHTKIASYPTFKLYKRDTNEIVDFNGERTLQGLSEFIESGGSKGASPPLEEVVEEEELDKENLKDEL, encoded by the exons atgatgacaaaatcatTTGTAATTTTAGCCCTTGTGGTGGCCATAATACAAACAACTGTCAATGGTGGTTCAGTCGATGATATCGAACGTGAAGAAAATGTACTCgttttgaataatgataatttcaatgatgctATAGCTATACCGGCCATTCTTGTAGAATTTT atgcTCCATGGTGTGTTCATTGTAAATCATTGGCACCGGAATATGCTAAAGCGGCAACTGAATTGGCAGCAGAAAAATCTGAAATTCTTCTTGCCAAAGTAGATGCAACAAAAGAAACCGATCTCGCTGAAAATTATGATGTACGTGGTTATCctacattgaaatttttccgCAATGGTAAACCAATCGATTATAATGGTGATCGTACGGCTGAAGGTATTATTAAATGGTTGAAGAAAAAGACTGGTCCACCAGCTCAAGATCTCACAACAGCTGAAGATGCAGCGAAATTCCGTGATAGTCAAGAagttgttgtcgttggtTATTTTCCCGATAAGGATAGTGCAAATGCAAAATTGTATCTAGAAGTAGCCGCAGAAAATGATGCCATTCCATTTGCATTGATTACGGATAAATCTGTTGCCGAATCATTGGCCATTACTGAGGATGGTGAACGTGTtgtattattcaaaaaattcgatgaaaatcgcaatgattttgatggtgAATATAGTGTAGATAATCTTAAATTATTTATCGCTGCCAATTCATTGCCGTTGGCCGTTGAATTTAATCACGAT ACtgcaaagaaaatttttggcggtgaaatcaaatcacatCTACTATTATTCATCAGtcaaaaagatgatgattatgagaaaaaaattgaaacctATCGTTCAGCTGCCAAATCATATAAAGGAAAAGTTCTTTTCGTCATATTGAacgccgatgatgatgaacatgaaaaGATTATGGAATTTTTCGGCATTCAAAAAGAACAGGTTCCATCAATGCGTTTGATTCGTTTGGAAGATGAAATGACTAAATTCAAACcagaaacaaatgatttcaaCGAACAATCAATTAAAGATTTTGTTGCCGGTGTTTTGGATGGTAAAATCAAG cAACATTTACTTTCACAAGAATTACCAGAAGATTGGGATAAAAATCCAGTAAAAATTCTTGTAtctgataattttgattcggTTGCAtttgataaagaaaaagatgtATTAGTGGAATTTTATGCACCATGGTGTGGACATTGTAAAAATTTGGCACCTGTTTATGAACAATTAGGtgaaaaatataaagataatcaaaatgttttgattaCAAAAATGGATGCTACAGCTAATGAGCTTGAACATACGAAAATTGCATCATATCCAACATTTAAACTTTATAAACGTGATACAAATGAg
- the Pdi gene encoding protein disulfide isomerase isoform X2 — protein sequence MMTKSFVILALVVAIIQTTVNGGSVDDIEREENVLVLNNDNFNDAIAIPAILVEFYAPWCVHCKSLAPEYAKAATELAAEKSEILLAKVDATKETDLAENYDVRGYPTLKFFRNGKPIDYNGDRTAEGIIKWLKKKTGPPAQDLTTAEDAAKFRDSQEVVVVGYFPDKDSANAKLYLEVAAENDAIPFALITDKSVAESLAITEDGERVVLFKKFDENRNDFDGEYSVDNLKLFIAANSLPLAVEFNHDTAKKIFGGEIKSHLLLFISQKDDDYEKKIETYRSAAKSYKGKVLFVILNADDDEHEKIMEFFGIQKEQVPSMRLIRLEDEMTKFKPETNDFNEQSIKDFVAGVLDGKIKQHLLSQELPEDWDKNPVKILVSDNFDSVAFDKEKDVLVEFYAPWCGHCKNLAPVYEQLGEKYKDNQNVLITKMDATANELEHTKIASYPTFKLYKRDTNEVIEYNGERTLEGISKFIETGGDYGRAAPDSEVVEEEELDKENLKDEL from the exons atgatgacaaaatcatTTGTAATTTTAGCCCTTGTGGTGGCCATAATACAAACAACTGTCAATGGTGGTTCAGTCGATGATATCGAACGTGAAGAAAATGTACTCgttttgaataatgataatttcaatgatgctATAGCTATACCGGCCATTCTTGTAGAATTTT atgcTCCATGGTGTGTTCATTGTAAATCATTGGCACCGGAATATGCTAAAGCGGCAACTGAATTGGCAGCAGAAAAATCTGAAATTCTTCTTGCCAAAGTAGATGCAACAAAAGAAACCGATCTCGCTGAAAATTATGATGTACGTGGTTATCctacattgaaatttttccgCAATGGTAAACCAATCGATTATAATGGTGATCGTACGGCTGAAGGTATTATTAAATGGTTGAAGAAAAAGACTGGTCCACCAGCTCAAGATCTCACAACAGCTGAAGATGCAGCGAAATTCCGTGATAGTCAAGAagttgttgtcgttggtTATTTTCCCGATAAGGATAGTGCAAATGCAAAATTGTATCTAGAAGTAGCCGCAGAAAATGATGCCATTCCATTTGCATTGATTACGGATAAATCTGTTGCCGAATCATTGGCCATTACTGAGGATGGTGAACGTGTtgtattattcaaaaaattcgatgaaaatcgcaatgattttgatggtgAATATAGTGTAGATAATCTTAAATTATTTATCGCTGCCAATTCATTGCCGTTGGCCGTTGAATTTAATCACGAT ACtgcaaagaaaatttttggcggtgaaatcaaatcacatCTACTATTATTCATCAGtcaaaaagatgatgattatgagaaaaaaattgaaacctATCGTTCAGCTGCCAAATCATATAAAGGAAAAGTTCTTTTCGTCATATTGAacgccgatgatgatgaacatgaaaaGATTATGGAATTTTTCGGCATTCAAAAAGAACAGGTTCCATCAATGCGTTTGATTCGTTTGGAAGATGAAATGACTAAATTCAAACcagaaacaaatgatttcaaCGAACAATCAATTAAAGATTTTGTTGCCGGTGTTTTGGATGGTAAAATCAAG cAACATTTACTTTCACAAGAATTACCAGAAGATTGGGATAAAAATCCAGTAAAAATTCTTGTAtctgataattttgattcggTTGCAtttgataaagaaaaagatgtATTAGTGGAATTTTATGCACCATGGTGTGGACATTGTAAAAATTTGGCACCTGTTTATGAACAATTAGGtgaaaaatataaagataatcaaaatgttttgattaCAAAAATGGATGCTACAGCTAATGAGCTTGAACATACGAAAATTGCATCATATCCAACATTTAAACTTTATAAACGTGATACAAATGAg GTAATTGAATATAACGGTGAACGTACTTTGGAAGgcatttcaaaattcatcgaAACGGGCGGCGATTATGGACGTGCCGCTCCAGATTCG